CGTTCAGCCGGCATCGGCATCACCGTCGACGGGGGTTGTGTAGATTGCCAGCTCGGGACAGATCAGGTCGCAGAACTTGCAGTACACGCAACCGTCGGCCTTGTCCGCAACCATAACCGGGTAGTGATATCCCTTGTCATTGGTCTGTGTGGAATACTCCAGCACCTGTGCAGGACAGTACTTGATACAGAAATTGCATTCCTTGCAGCGCTCAACAATGACGTGCACTTCGCCTTGCGGCACGCGTGCCCGCCCGAGGTCCATCGGAACCCGGCGA
This window of the Gammaproteobacteria bacterium genome carries:
- a CDS encoding 4Fe-4S dicluster domain-containing protein, producing the protein MDLGRARVPQGEVHVIVERCKECNFCIKYCPAQVLEYSTQTNDKGYHYPVMVADKADGCVYCKFCDLICPELAIYTTPVDGDADAG